The Streptomyces halobius genomic interval AAGGGGGTGCCGATGATCCCGCCGATGGTGTGCCGTGGGTTCAGCGAACCGTACGGGTCCTGGAAGATCATCTGGACGTCGCGGCGCATCGGCCGCAGCCTGCCCGGGGTCAGATGGGTGATGTCCCGGCCCTCGAACTCGATGGCACCGCCGGTGGGTTCGTCGAGCCGGGTGATCAGCCGGCCCATCGTCGACTTGCCGCAGCCGGACTCGCCGACGACGCCGAGGGTTTCCCCGGGGCGGACGTCGAAGTCGATGCCGTCGACCGCCTGGACCGCCCCGACCTGCCGTTTGAGCAGGCCCTTGGTGATCGGGAAGTGCCGGACCAGGCCACGGACCTTGAGCAGCGGCTCGGGGCCGGGGCCGGGGGCGGCGTCCGGGCCGGTGCCGACCGTCCTGGCCACCTCGCCCGCCTCAGCTGCCTCGGCCGCCCTGCCCGCCTTGGCCAGCGGGATCTTCTTGCTGTCATGTGTCTCGGTCACAGCTTCGGCGCAATCTCTTCGGTCCAGATACGCTCCCGCTCCCCCTGCGCCATATGGCAGGCGGAGTAGTGCCCGTCGTCGACCTGGCGCAGTTCGGGGAGCACCGTGCGGGTGACGTCGTCCTCGGGGACGTCCGCGTACGGGCAACGGGGGTGGAAGGCACAGCCGGACGGCACATTGATCATGCTGGGCGGCGATCCCTTGACCGGGACCAGCCGGTCGGTCTGGTCACGGTCGATCCGTGGCATGGAGCCGAGCAGGCCCCAGGTGTAGGGGTGCCGGGGCTCGGAGAAGACCTTCTCCGCCGGGCCGCGCTCCACGCACCGGCCGCCGTACATCACCAGCAGGTCGTCGGCGAGTTCGGCCACCACCCCCAGGTCGTGGGTGATGATGATGACCGCCGAGCCGAACTCCTTCTGGATGTCGCGGATCAGGTCCAGGATCTGCGCCTGGACGGTGACGTCCAGGGCGGTGGTGGGCTCGTCCGCGATCAGCAGCTCAGGGTTGTTGATCAGCGCCATCGCGATCATCGCGCGTTGGCGCATGCCGCCGGAGAACTGATGCGGGTAGTCCCGGAACCGCTGGTGCGGCTCGGGGATGCCGACCCGGTCGAGCATCTCCACGCTCCGCTTGCGCGCGGTCTTTTTGTCGACGTCGTGGTGGACCCGGTACGCCTCGGAGATCTGTGAACCCACCGTGTAGTACGGGTGCAGCGCGGACAGCGGGTCCTGGAAGATCATCGCCATGTGGCGGCCGCGCAGCCGGCGCACCCGGTCCGGGTCGGCGCCGATCAGCTCCTCGCCACCGAGCCACACCTGGCCCGAGATCCGGGCCCGCTCGCTGCGGTGCAGCCCCATGATGCCCAGCGAGGTCACCGACTTGCCCGAGCCGGACTCGCCGACGATGCCGAGCGTCCGCCCGGCCCTGAGGTCGAAGCTGACGCCGTTGACGGACTTCACCAGGCCGTCGTCGGTGTCGAAGTGGATCCGCAGGTCCCGCACGGACAGAAAGGAGTCCTCGGGGGGCGGCTGATGCGGCTGGTGCTCCTGCCCGGGCACGGCGACGCCCGTCGCCTCGGCCGCCGTATCGGTCCTGCTCGACCCGGTCCTGCTCGACCCGGCCGCCGTATCGGCCTTGCTCGACTCTGTCTTGCTCGGCTCGGTCATGACAGCCTCACCCGGGGGTCGATCGCGGCGTACACCAGGTCCACCAGCAGATTGCAGAGAACGATGAAGAAGGCGGCGGTCAGGGTCACCCCCATGACGATGGGCAGATCGCTGCGGGTCACGCCCTGGATGGCATACGCGCCCATCCCCTGCAGGGAGAAGACCCGTTCGGTGATGACCGCACCGCCGACGAGCAGCGCGAAGTCCATGCCGAAGATGGTGATCAGCGGGGTGAGGGCGGAGCGCAGGCCGTGTTTGAAGACCACCTTGCGCTCGCGCAGGCCCTTGGCCCGCGCGGTGCGGATGTAGTCCTCCCCCATGGTCTCCAGCATCCCCGCGCGGGTGAGCCGAGCATAGAGCGCGGAATAGAGGAAGGCGAGGGTGCACCAGGGGAGGATCAGGTTCCAGGCCCACTGACCCGGATCCTCGCTGAACGGAACGAAGTGGAGGTTCTCCCAGACGGGCCAGTTGAAGCTGAACAGGGCCAGCGAGACCAGGCCGGTGAAGAACATCGGGAGGGAGACGCCGGCCAGCGCGATCGTCATGGCGAGGCGGTCGAAGAGAGACCCCCGCTTGAGTGCGGAGAGCACTCCGGTCGCGATGCCGGAGATCACCCAGATGGCCGCCGCGCCGATGGCGAGGGAGAAGGTGACCGGGATGCGCTGGACGATCTCGGGCCAGACCTCGACATGGGTCTTGAAGGAGTAGCCGAAGCAAGGGGCGTTGCAGACCGAGGGGTTGGGGCCGAAGTTGTACTCGGCGCCGGCCACGATGGCCTTGATGAAGTGCCAGTACTGGACGTGGATCGGCTGGTCGAGCCCCAGGTTCTTCTTGACCGCGGCGATGGAGTCCGGGTCGGGGTTCTTGCCGATGTACTGGGCGGCCAGCGAGTCGGTCGTCTGTCCGCCCAGCCGGGGCACCAGAAAGAAGATCGCGAACGTGACTGCGCTGACCACCAACAGCAGCAGTACCGCGGCGAACACGCGTCGGATGATGTACGCAGCCACAGCCGTGCGGCGCCGGGTCCGCCGGGCGGGGTAGCCCGGCGGACCCGGAGCCTTCACCTGCCTTTCGAGGGGTGCTCGGTGCCCTGGGGAGTCGGGCCCTACTTGGTGGAGCTCATCAGCACGTAGTCGTACATGCCGAGGTAGGACTCGGCGACCGTGACGTTGGCCGCGGAGTCCGGGCGGTAGAGCAGGTTCTTGCGGTAGAACAACGGCACGTTGACGGCGGTCTCGGCGACCTTCTGGTCGAGGTCGCCCCAGATCTTCCCGCGCTTGGCGTCGTCCAGCGTGGCGATGCCGGCGCTCAGCGCCTGGTTGATGGCCGGGTCGTCCAGCTCGGCCAGGTTCGTGCCGCCGGACGGCTTGATCGCGTTGCCGTTGATGATCTGGTCGAGGAAGCCGAAGCCGGTCGGCCAGTCGGGGCCCCAGGCCATCATCATCATGCCGAGCTTGTTCTTCTTGACGTATGCCGGGACACCGGCGTAGTCGGTGAAGTACTTGTCGGCCGGGTAGGTCTTGATGTCGGCGTCGATGCCGACCTTCTTCAAGGTGCCCTGGAGCTGGGTGGCCGCGGTGACCTCGTCGGGACGGTCGTTACGGGCGGTCAGCGCGGTCTTGAAGCCCTTCGGCAGGCCGCACTTCTTCAGGTGCTCCCTGGCCTTGTCCAGGTCGCCCTTGTTGTCCGGCGACGCGTACAGGTCGAACTTCTTGTAGCCGCTGACGGACGGCGGGATCAGGGTGCTCGCCGGGTCGCCCTTGGGCTTGCCGCCGATGGCGTTGACCATGCCGGTCTTGTCGACCGCGTACTGCACGGCCTTGCGGCACTCGATGTTGTCGAACGGCTTGACGTTCACATTCAGCGCCAGGTATTGCGTGGCCCCCGCGTACGGGTTGTCCGTCTTCGCCTTCTCGGCCGGCTTCGTCAGCACCTTGGGCTGGGTCTTGGACTCCAGGCCGGTGCCCGCGATGTCCGCGGTGATGGTGTTGTTGAGCAGGTGCTCGTCGCGCGTGGTGACGTTGACGTTGAACTTGAGCTCGATCTTGTCGGGCAGCGCCTTGCGGATCGGGTCGGTCTTGGCATCCCACTCGGGGTTGCGCACCAGCGTGGCGCCGCGGCTCTCGCTGTAGGACTGGAACTTGTACGGACCCGAGGACACGATGTGCTGGACGTACTCGGCGCCCTTGTCGGCCTTCTTCGGCACCGGCGCGGTCTGTGAGAAGGCAGCGAGGTAGTCCATCTCCGCGAACGGCTTCTTGAGCTTGAAGACGATCGTGTACTTGTCGGGGGTCTCGATGGAGTCCAGGCCCTTGCCCGACTTGTCCTTGTAGGGACCTTTGTACTTGTCGCCACCGATCAAGTAGTTCTTGAAGTACGTCGGACCGTTGGACAGTGCCTCGGGTGCGAAGTTGGAGCGCTCGATGGCGTACTTGACGTCGGCCGAGGTGACCTCGGTGCCGTCCTCGAACGTCACGCCCTTGCGCAGCGTGTAGGTCCAGGTCTTGGCGTCCGGGCTGGCCTTGCCGAGCGAGGTGGCCAGGTCCGGGACCAGCTTCAGGCCGTCCTTGCCCGGCGCGGGGTTGAAGGTGACCAGCGAGCGCCCGTACAGCCGGGAGAAGTTCTGCACCCAGCCGTAGTAGGTGTTGCCCGGGTCCAGGGAGTCGGGACCGCTGGAGTGCTCATAGGTCACCGTGCCCCCCTTCTTGTCCGACTTGTTGACGATGCTGGTCAGCCCGGCGTTCGCGGTGGCCTCGCCGCCCTTGCTGTCGCTGGAACCGCCGCCACTGCACGCCGAGGCGCCCAGCGCCATCGCTACGGTCGCGGCGATCACAGCTGCCGTCTTTCTGGTATTCATGCTGAGGAAAGCCCCCTTGATCCGGTCGTTGCGGCGGGGCCGCGGTTACTTGCTGCGTGGGTCGAGGGCGTCACGGAGCCCGTCCCCCAGCAGGTTGAAGGCCAGCACGGTGATGAAGATCGCCATGCCGGGGATGACCATGAACATCGGGTCGACCTGGTAGAGGTCCACGGCGGTGGTGAGCATGCCGCCCCAGGACGCTTGCGGCGGTGCGATACCGACGCCGAGGAAGCTCAGGGCCGCCTCGAAGAGGATGTTGGTCGGGATCAGCAGCGTCGCGTAGACGAGGATCGGCGCGACCAGGTTGGGCAGCAGCTCCCGGAAGAGGATGAACGGGCCGCGCGCGCCGAGGGACTTGGCGGCGTCGACGAACTCCCGCTCGCGCAGGCTCAGCGTCTGGGCCCGCACGATGCGCCCGATGTAGGGCCAGCTGAAGAAGCCGATCACGAAGATCAGCACGGCGATGCGCAGCGGCAGGCCCTCCAGACCGAAGGCGCCGTTCTGCAGCGAGGCCGAGATGGAGATCGCGAAGAGCAGCAGCGGGAAGGCGAGGAAGGTGTCCATCAGGCGGCTGATGAGGCTGTCCACCCATCCGCCGTAGAAGCCGGCCACCACGCCCATCACCACACCGATGGCGACGGACAGCAGCGTCGCGCCCACCGCGACGACCAGGGAGACCCAGGAGCCCTCGATGATCCGGGCCAGGATGTCGCGGCCGGTCTGCGGCTCGACGCCGAGCGGGTGCTCCCAGCTGATGCCGCCGAACGCTCCCTTGGGGGCGAGAAGTTCGGGGTCGATCAGGTCCTGGTGGAAGGCGTCGGGATCGAGGCCGAACACCGTCTGGATGGGCTGGGAGAGCACCGCGACCAGGATCAGCAGGAGGACGACGATGCCGCCGGTGACCGCTGCCTTGTCGCGCTTGAAGCGGATCCAGGCGATCCGGCCGAGCGAACGGCCCTCGATCCGTTTGCCTGCGACGCCCTGCAGCACCACTTCCGACTGCGCCTCGGCAGCCGCCCCGGTGGTCTCGATCGGTGCGGTCACGGTGCCCTTGCCCCCTTTTGGCCGACGGTGGCCGGCCCCATGTCCGCCGCCGCGGCGACCCGATACACATCAGTGATGCAAGTGGTGCAAGTGGTGCAGACATCGCGGACGTTCGCCCCGTGGAAATCGGAGATTCACGCGATGCCGTCTGAAAGTCGCTCGTACAAAGAGCCGAAGCTCTTGCTGCGGGAGTCTTCATCCGATTCGCGATCACTCACCAGCCCTCGCGGGGAAAGGATGCGCAACTGTGATCTGGACCACGACCTTCCGTTATACGGACGGCCGACCCGACTGAGCGGTGCGAACAGGGAGGAGAGAGAAGGCCCGACCGGTGGGCATACCGCGGCAATCCGGTGGGCGCACAGGGGAAATTCAGCCCGAAAAATCCGGCGGATCAGTAGGGACGCGGATATCCGTAGCCGTAGGAAGGTGCGGGAGCGGGACCCTGGCCGGGAGCCTGGACATAGCCGTCGCGATCGAAGAAGGGGCGCGTGGAGGCCCGCATCCACATTCCGACGGGGTCGTATTCGTCATTCATCGCGACGGTCGACACCGGCAGACCGTCCGGAACCGCGCCGATCGACTGCTGGATCATCAACCGCGCCGAATCCACCGCATGGCGGCCGGTGTCGTACAGATCCAGACCGATGGCCAGATACGGGGCACCCAGGGCGGGCTGCACCCAGGCCCGGCGCAACGACCGTACGGCGGGCGTGCGGTGGGCGTTCTGGGCCAGGAGGGCGTAGAACTGCGGGATGTCGAGGACCGGTTCCGAGATCCGCAGCGGTCCGGCGGGCAGCCGGTCGAGGCCGACGGCGATCCGGCGCAGATCCAGCCAGGGGACGCCGACACCGCCGCCGGGAGCATGCGGATTCAGCCAGAGACCCCAGCGGTCGGGGAAGAGCGTCGCGGCGATGTCGGGGCCGGTGACGAGTTCGTGGTCGCGGGTCCAGCCGGAGGCGGCGAGTTCGGCGGCCGAGGTCACACACGGCGCATAGCCGAGGCCCTCGACCTCCATGTTTCCGTACTGCGCGTCCGGTGTACCGGCCCGGCCCTGCCACAGGAGCATCCAGACCTGCCCGGCGGCGAGTGCCTGCAGCAGCGCCTCGTAGGCGTCGTAGCGACCGGGCGAGACCTGCTGCAGCATCTGCTCGACCCGTCCGGCCGCCGCCGCTCCCTGATGCGCACCCGCGCTCACGTGTCCGTCCCTTCTGTCGGCAGGGCACGTTGGGGCGCCCGCCCGTCCTCCAACCAGCTTACGAGTGCTCACGGGAGTAGAAGGGCCGCACACGCGCCAGCATCCAGTCGGCGACCGGGTCGCCCTGGGCGATGTCGAGCATGACGAGCTGGACGGGCCAGGGCACCGGCACCGCGCCGAGCGCACGTCCGAGGGCCTGCAGGGCCGTGTCGCGGGCGGTGCCGTCCTGCAGTGCGGCGGGGGTCGCCTCGACCTGAACTCCGACGAACAGCGCGGGCGTGTCGCCCTCGACACTGGCCAGGACACGACGGGCAGTCAGGACAATTCCGGCACCGGAGAATTCCAGTCCGGCGGCGGCCAGGAAGTCCACCGGCTCGTCCTGCCAGTCCGGTTCGAAGAGCCGCACCCGTCCGCCGCTCGCCGGGCCGTCCGCTTCCGTACGCCCCACCCGGCACAGTTCGGCCACCGCGGCCGGCGGCAGCGGGACGCCCACCACGCCGTCCGGATTGACCGCGATGCCCAGCTGCGCGGGCAGACCGCGGGCGAACTCGCGGGCCGGCGCGACGGTGAAGGACATATACGAGCCGACGACCCGCCGGAACTCCTGCTCGGAGCTGAAGACCGGGACATAGGCCGCGCCGTCGATCTCCACCGTGGGCAGATCCAGACCGCGGGCGCCCGGGCCCGCGCTCTCCGGGCCGCCGCCGTTGGGCAGCGGCACCCACACCTGGCTGCGGCCCAGCACCTCGACGATCCGGCCGCCCGCGCCCGGGTGCCCGACCGACGCGGCCAGCACCTCTTCGAGCTCGTTCGCCGGCCACGCCACGTCCGGTATGCCCTGCTCCGGGAAGCTCCCCGGCTCCGGAAATGTCATCTCACCCACCCGTTCGACCACGTCAACCGGCCAAAGACCCTAGTAGGCCAAAGACCCTAGTAGAGGACGGGCCCCGGCCCGGCTTCGGGCAGAGGCGGGCCGGGGCCTGCGGCCCCGGGGCCCGATTCGGCGACCAGCAGCGCGGAAAGCCGGTGCCCGGCCGGGCGTGCGGCCCCGGAACCCGCCTCCCTCAGTCGAAGCTCACCGTCTCCAGCGCGCTCGCCGCCCGCCGGTCCAGCAGCACCGCCGAGCCGACGCCCTTCGGCAGCCGGGCCGCCTCCGCCCCGCCGACCAGCCGGCGCACCGCCCTGCGGTGCCGCGCGAAGGCGTACCCGGAGACACCGCGCCCCCGGGCCTCCTGGCCGGACAGCGCCACCTCGGGCGAGACGTCCAGCAGCACCAGATGCAGCCCTCGGCCGCCGCGCCGGGCCGAGCGCGCGATCCAGCGCCGCACCCACGCCTGCGTCCCGCAGTCATGGACCACCACGCTGTCGCGCGACCGCAGCGCGCGCCGCAGCCCGAGGTAGTGGGCGGCGCGGACCAGCGGACGGTAGAGGCCGTACGGCAGCCGGCGCAGCCTGCCGCGCTCCCAGCGTTCGCGGACGTCCTGCGAGTCGATGCGGTGCACCGCGGCGCCCCGGGCGTCCAGCGGCGGCACGATCCGGTGCATCAGCGTGCTCTTGCCGCTGCCCGGCAGACCGGAGACCACGACCAGATCACCGGCCGGAAAACGCATCCCGGTGGCGGGCCGGGCCCCCTCCCTCAAGTCCATGACCTCGGCATGGCGTCCTGGCCTGACGACAGCCAGGGCCAAGCGCCTGGGGCGGGGCATCGCGGCGCCCGCGACCCCCGCATTCGTCGCGAATGCGGCTTCCCTGTGCACCGTGATCGCCCCTCCCGGTCCGATACGAGTCCGGTTCAAGCCCGTTCTCTACCCGCAGAGTGTCAAGAAACGGTAATGCCCTTCAAGGCGATTGTCCGGTCCGTCCGCGCTGGGGACGCGCCGTGGACGTGCTCCGGTTCCGGTCGACGACCAGGGCTCCTTTATCCGGGGATCCCGTGCAATGATGTCGGCGCCACGTGCACACCGGCTCTTCACCGTGCACGGCCAACTCCATACCGGCCGCTTGAACCCGCGCGGGAGAGTCCCCGGCCGCCACGGCGGGGCGCCGAAGGAGCAAGTCCTCCCTTGAATCTCTCAGGCCCCTATACCGCGCAGGCGAGGCAGATCTGAAAAGCGAGCCACTGCCCGGTCGAAGGGGCGGCTCCACCCAAGGTGCAAACCGGGTCCGTTCGCGGGATCCCGGTGAACCTCTCAGGTTCCGATGACAGATGGGGAGAACGTCTTGTCACCCATGCCTGGGAGCCCGGAACCATGACTGATGCCCCCCGCCGAACCGCGCTCGATGCCACGCACCGTGCGCTCGGCGCCACCATGACCGACTTCGCCGGCTGGGACATGCCGCTGCGCTACGGCAGCGAACGCGAAGAGCATGTCGCCGTCCGCACCCACGCCGGCCTGTTCGACCTCTCCCACATGGGCGAGATCACCGTCACCGGACCGCAGGCCGCCGACCTGCTCGACTACGCGCTGGTGGGCAACATCGGCGGGGTGAAGGCGGGCCGCGCCCGCTACACGATGATCTGCGAGCCCGGGGGCGGCATCCTCGACGACCTGATCGTCTACCGCCTCGCCGAGCAGGAGTACATGGTCGTCGCCAACGCCTCCAACGCCCAGGTGGTGCTGGACGCGCTGACCGAGCGCGCGGGCGGCTTCGACGCCGAGGTCCGCGACGACCGGGACGCCTATGCGCTGATCGCGGTCCAGGGCCCGGAGTCCCTCGGCATCCTCAAGGGGCTGTCCCCCAAGCTCTCGACTTCGCTCGAGGAGGGAGGTGCCCCCATCGCCGATTTGGACGGCCTCAAGTACTACGCGGGCCTGCCCGGCACCGTCGCCGGAGTGCACGCGCTGATCGCCCGCACCGGATACACCGGCGAGGACGGCTTCGAGCTGTTCGTCCGGCCCGAGGACGCGGTCGCCCTCTGGGAGGCACTGACCGCGGCCGGGAAGGACGCCGGGCTGATCCCGTGCGGCCTGTCCTGCCGTGACACGCTGCGCCTGGAGGCGGGTATGCCGCTGTACGGGCATGAGCTGACCACCGGGACGACGCCCTTCGACGCCGGGCTCGGCCGGGTCGTGAAGTTCGAGAAGACCACCAACAACGGTGACTTCGTGGGCCGCGCCGCGCTGGAGGCGGCCGCCGAGCGCGCCGAGGCCAGCCCGCCGCGCAAGCTGGTCGGCCTGATCGCCGAGGGCCGCCGGGTCCCGCGCGCCGGCTACCCGGTCGTCGCGTCCGACGGCACGGTCATCGGCGAGGTCACCTCCGGGGCGCCGTCCCCGACCCTGGGCAAGCCGCTCGCCATGGCATATGTCGACGCGGCGTACGCCACGCCGGGCACCGAGGGTGTCGCCGTGGACATCCGTGGAAGCCATGAGCCGTACGAGGTCGTCGCGCTGCCGTTCTACAAGCGGCAGAAGTAACGCTTCAGCGACGGCGGACCCGGTAGGGGCGCGAGGCGAAAGCACCCGCGCGTCGCACCGCGCCAGACCTTCCCCTCGGCTTCGCCAGGGGCGACCCGCTTCACGATCACACCCTCGCGTACAGGAGAATCGAACCATGGACAACCCCCAGCAGCTGCGCTACAGCAAGGAGCACGAGTGGCTGTCGGCCGCCGAGGACGGCGTCTCGACGGTCGGCATCACGGAGCACGCCGCCAACGCGCTCGGCGATGTCGTCTTCGTGCAGCTCCCCGAGGTCGGTGCCACGATCACGGCGGGCGAGACCTGTGGTGAGCTGGAGTCGACCAAGTCGGTCAGCGACCTCTACTCACCGGTCAGCGGCGAGGTCACCGCGGTCAACGAGGACGTCGTCAGCGACCCCTCGCTGGTGAACACCGCCCCGTTCGAGGATGGTTGGCTGTTCAAGGTGAAGGTGAGCGGCGAGCCGGGCGAGCTGCTCTCGGCCGACGAGTACACCGCCTTCGCCGCCGGCTGAGCCCCGCCACCCTGCCACCGCCCGAGTGGAAGCTCCCCCGGACTCCGTCCGGCGGGACCCCATCGCGCCCCCTGACCCTCCAGGAAAACTCATGTCGCTTCTCAACAGCTCCCTCCATGAGCTCGACCCCGACGTCGCCGCCGCCGTCGACGCCGAGCTCCACCGTCAGCAGTCCACCCTCGAAATGATCGCGTCGGAGA includes:
- a CDS encoding ABC transporter ATP-binding protein, which encodes MTEPSKTESSKADTAAGSSRTGSSRTDTAAEATGVAVPGQEHQPHQPPPEDSFLSVRDLRIHFDTDDGLVKSVNGVSFDLRAGRTLGIVGESGSGKSVTSLGIMGLHRSERARISGQVWLGGEELIGADPDRVRRLRGRHMAMIFQDPLSALHPYYTVGSQISEAYRVHHDVDKKTARKRSVEMLDRVGIPEPHQRFRDYPHQFSGGMRQRAMIAMALINNPELLIADEPTTALDVTVQAQILDLIRDIQKEFGSAVIIITHDLGVVAELADDLLVMYGGRCVERGPAEKVFSEPRHPYTWGLLGSMPRIDRDQTDRLVPVKGSPPSMINVPSGCAFHPRCPYADVPEDDVTRTVLPELRQVDDGHYSACHMAQGERERIWTEEIAPKL
- a CDS encoding ABC transporter permease — translated: MAAYIIRRVFAAVLLLLVVSAVTFAIFFLVPRLGGQTTDSLAAQYIGKNPDPDSIAAVKKNLGLDQPIHVQYWHFIKAIVAGAEYNFGPNPSVCNAPCFGYSFKTHVEVWPEIVQRIPVTFSLAIGAAAIWVISGIATGVLSALKRGSLFDRLAMTIALAGVSLPMFFTGLVSLALFSFNWPVWENLHFVPFSEDPGQWAWNLILPWCTLAFLYSALYARLTRAGMLETMGEDYIRTARAKGLRERKVVFKHGLRSALTPLITIFGMDFALLVGGAVITERVFSLQGMGAYAIQGVTRSDLPIVMGVTLTAAFFIVLCNLLVDLVYAAIDPRVRLS
- a CDS encoding ABC transporter substrate-binding protein, with translation MNTRKTAAVIAATVAMALGASACSGGGSSDSKGGEATANAGLTSIVNKSDKKGGTVTYEHSSGPDSLDPGNTYYGWVQNFSRLYGRSLVTFNPAPGKDGLKLVPDLATSLGKASPDAKTWTYTLRKGVTFEDGTEVTSADVKYAIERSNFAPEALSNGPTYFKNYLIGGDKYKGPYKDKSGKGLDSIETPDKYTIVFKLKKPFAEMDYLAAFSQTAPVPKKADKGAEYVQHIVSSGPYKFQSYSESRGATLVRNPEWDAKTDPIRKALPDKIELKFNVNVTTRDEHLLNNTITADIAGTGLESKTQPKVLTKPAEKAKTDNPYAGATQYLALNVNVKPFDNIECRKAVQYAVDKTGMVNAIGGKPKGDPASTLIPPSVSGYKKFDLYASPDNKGDLDKAREHLKKCGLPKGFKTALTARNDRPDEVTAATQLQGTLKKVGIDADIKTYPADKYFTDYAGVPAYVKKNKLGMMMMAWGPDWPTGFGFLDQIINGNAIKPSGGTNLAELDDPAINQALSAGIATLDDAKRGKIWGDLDQKVAETAVNVPLFYRKNLLYRPDSAANVTVAESYLGMYDYVLMSSTK
- a CDS encoding ABC transporter permease; the encoded protein is MTAPIETTGAAAEAQSEVVLQGVAGKRIEGRSLGRIAWIRFKRDKAAVTGGIVVLLLILVAVLSQPIQTVFGLDPDAFHQDLIDPELLAPKGAFGGISWEHPLGVEPQTGRDILARIIEGSWVSLVVAVGATLLSVAIGVVMGVVAGFYGGWVDSLISRLMDTFLAFPLLLFAISISASLQNGAFGLEGLPLRIAVLIFVIGFFSWPYIGRIVRAQTLSLREREFVDAAKSLGARGPFILFRELLPNLVAPILVYATLLIPTNILFEAALSFLGVGIAPPQASWGGMLTTAVDLYQVDPMFMVIPGMAIFITVLAFNLLGDGLRDALDPRSK
- a CDS encoding enhanced serine sensitivity protein SseB C-terminal domain-containing protein, encoding MSAGAHQGAAAAGRVEQMLQQVSPGRYDAYEALLQALAAGQVWMLLWQGRAGTPDAQYGNMEVEGLGYAPCVTSAAELAASGWTRDHELVTGPDIAATLFPDRWGLWLNPHAPGGGVGVPWLDLRRIAVGLDRLPAGPLRISEPVLDIPQFYALLAQNAHRTPAVRSLRRAWVQPALGAPYLAIGLDLYDTGRHAVDSARLMIQQSIGAVPDGLPVSTVAMNDEYDPVGMWMRASTRPFFDRDGYVQAPGQGPAPAPSYGYGYPRPY
- a CDS encoding enhanced serine sensitivity protein SseB, encoding MTFPEPGSFPEQGIPDVAWPANELEEVLAASVGHPGAGGRIVEVLGRSQVWVPLPNGGGPESAGPGARGLDLPTVEIDGAAYVPVFSSEQEFRRVVGSYMSFTVAPAREFARGLPAQLGIAVNPDGVVGVPLPPAAVAELCRVGRTEADGPASGGRVRLFEPDWQDEPVDFLAAAGLEFSGAGIVLTARRVLASVEGDTPALFVGVQVEATPAALQDGTARDTALQALGRALGAVPVPWPVQLVMLDIAQGDPVADWMLARVRPFYSREHS
- a CDS encoding AAA family ATPase; translation: MPRPRRLALAVVRPGRHAEVMDLREGARPATGMRFPAGDLVVVSGLPGSGKSTLMHRIVPPLDARGAAVHRIDSQDVRERWERGRLRRLPYGLYRPLVRAAHYLGLRRALRSRDSVVVHDCGTQAWVRRWIARSARRGGRGLHLVLLDVSPEVALSGQEARGRGVSGYAFARHRRAVRRLVGGAEAARLPKGVGSAVLLDRRAASALETVSFD
- the gcvT gene encoding glycine cleavage system aminomethyltransferase GcvT, translating into MTDAPRRTALDATHRALGATMTDFAGWDMPLRYGSEREEHVAVRTHAGLFDLSHMGEITVTGPQAADLLDYALVGNIGGVKAGRARYTMICEPGGGILDDLIVYRLAEQEYMVVANASNAQVVLDALTERAGGFDAEVRDDRDAYALIAVQGPESLGILKGLSPKLSTSLEEGGAPIADLDGLKYYAGLPGTVAGVHALIARTGYTGEDGFELFVRPEDAVALWEALTAAGKDAGLIPCGLSCRDTLRLEAGMPLYGHELTTGTTPFDAGLGRVVKFEKTTNNGDFVGRAALEAAAERAEASPPRKLVGLIAEGRRVPRAGYPVVASDGTVIGEVTSGAPSPTLGKPLAMAYVDAAYATPGTEGVAVDIRGSHEPYEVVALPFYKRQK
- the gcvH gene encoding glycine cleavage system protein GcvH, whose protein sequence is MDNPQQLRYSKEHEWLSAAEDGVSTVGITEHAANALGDVVFVQLPEVGATITAGETCGELESTKSVSDLYSPVSGEVTAVNEDVVSDPSLVNTAPFEDGWLFKVKVSGEPGELLSADEYTAFAAG